One window of Treponema denticola genomic DNA carries:
- the fabF gene encoding beta-ketoacyl-ACP synthase II: MRRVVITGLGAVTPIGNTLDETWEGIKAGKCGIGNITQFDCSDFKIQIAAEVKNFDASQFMDKKDARKMARFTQFAVAAASQAMKDAGLSKETIDANRTGIILGNGIGGFEIYQEAFKKYFQVAPDRIPPMTVPLLIPNEAAGNISMQFGIKGPSWTLATACASGTDALGNALDLVRSGRLDVCVSGGTESTITGFGISGFTILQTLASGDPAKACCPFDKKRSGFVMGEGSGILILEEYEHAKKRGAKIYAEFAGYGASSDAYHLTSPDPSGDGGALAITNALADAGVKPEEVQYYNAHGTSTPINDPAETAMIKKAFGDHAYKMKVSSTKSMIGHCLGAAGALEAIFCIKAMEDGFYPPTINLTEPDLEAGCDLDYVPNKGVKGEINCAASGSLGFGGHNGVAIFKKIK; encoded by the coding sequence ATGAGAAGAGTTGTAATTACAGGCCTCGGTGCCGTAACCCCCATAGGAAACACCCTGGATGAAACATGGGAAGGAATCAAAGCCGGTAAATGCGGAATCGGAAACATTACCCAATTTGATTGTTCCGATTTTAAGATTCAGATAGCGGCAGAGGTAAAAAACTTTGACGCTTCACAATTTATGGATAAAAAAGATGCCCGTAAAATGGCGCGGTTCACTCAATTTGCCGTAGCCGCAGCTTCACAGGCAATGAAGGATGCAGGCCTTTCAAAAGAAACCATCGATGCAAACCGCACAGGTATAATACTCGGAAACGGTATAGGCGGTTTTGAAATCTACCAAGAAGCTTTTAAAAAATACTTTCAAGTTGCTCCGGATCGTATTCCGCCGATGACTGTTCCCCTTCTTATTCCGAATGAGGCAGCCGGAAACATAAGTATGCAGTTCGGTATAAAGGGGCCGTCTTGGACCTTGGCCACAGCCTGTGCTTCAGGTACCGATGCTCTCGGAAACGCTTTAGACCTTGTCCGCTCAGGAAGGCTTGATGTATGCGTATCGGGCGGTACGGAATCTACAATTACCGGTTTCGGTATAAGCGGTTTTACGATTTTGCAAACCCTCGCCTCAGGCGATCCTGCCAAGGCTTGCTGTCCCTTCGATAAAAAGCGTTCAGGCTTTGTAATGGGCGAAGGCTCAGGCATTCTCATTCTTGAAGAATATGAACATGCAAAAAAGAGGGGAGCTAAAATATATGCGGAATTTGCAGGCTATGGAGCTTCCTCCGATGCCTACCACTTAACCAGCCCCGACCCCTCAGGTGACGGAGGCGCTTTGGCCATCACCAACGCCCTCGCCGATGCAGGCGTAAAACCTGAAGAAGTTCAATACTATAATGCTCACGGAACCTCGACACCAATCAACGACCCTGCAGAAACGGCCATGATTAAAAAGGCTTTCGGCGACCATGCGTATAAAATGAAGGTTTCTTCAACCAAGTCGATGATAGGCCACTGCTTAGGTGCCGCAGGAGCTCTTGAAGCTATCTTCTGTATAAAGGCAATGGAAGATGGATTTTATCCCCCGACCATCAACCTAACCGAACCCGACCTTGAAGCCGGCTGTGATTTGGACTATGTTCCGAACAAGGGCGTCAAAGGCGAAATAAACTGTGCCGCCTCAGGCTCTCTCGGCTTCGGAGGCCATAACGGCGTTGCCATCTTTAAAAAGATAAAGTAA
- a CDS encoding HIT family protein has protein sequence MDNCIFCKIIKGEIPASKIYEDDDCLAFLDIQPVNAGHVLIIPKIHEQYIYKIDDKITSKMFMVTNKINKAIRQSKIKCEGINYFLADGEAAFQEVSHAHIHCFPRYKDDGFKLQFSGRYYNHKPNREELERVAKEIRENL, from the coding sequence ATGGATAATTGTATATTTTGTAAAATTATTAAAGGCGAAATACCCGCAAGTAAGATTTATGAAGATGATGATTGCTTAGCATTTTTGGATATTCAGCCTGTAAACGCAGGCCATGTATTAATAATTCCCAAAATACACGAACAATACATATATAAAATCGATGACAAGATAACATCTAAAATGTTTATGGTAACAAATAAAATTAACAAAGCAATACGTCAGTCTAAAATAAAATGTGAGGGTATTAACTATTTTTTAGCAGATGGAGAAGCTGCCTTTCAAGAAGTGAGCCATGCTCATATACACTGTTTCCCAAGATATAAAGATGACGGATTTAAACTACAGTTTTCTGGAAGGTACTATAATCACAAGCCGAATAGAGAAGAATTAGAAAGAGTAGCTAAGGAAATACGAGAAAATTTGTAA
- a CDS encoding PD-(D/E)XK nuclease family protein, with product MEKIKSLFDLYNRKETGLSRTLACLFYSDYRVIREIIKGENFKFKKEDVKTLEVYYEPSFGSARFDILCLSKNYAIVIETKIGLSTVGQDQMNRYLKILENYSQPKKILILLTQYNNQIEFSANTNVKILYKEWKEIYEVIKKYNITINIADEFDSYLTGSQNMKISDIDIWAVVINKDAEIKRIEEDLVYRNDNYHQPIFIGIREWDTDAKKVLIKKLYPVKEIIPPKTPRSRIYNSDDDKAYIYVLDNPLILEKPIYKKFNQNSAISVSFSDLEFA from the coding sequence ATGGAAAAAATAAAATCATTGTTTGATTTATACAATCGTAAAGAAACCGGCTTATCAAGAACTTTGGCTTGCTTATTTTATTCTGACTATAGGGTAATTCGAGAAATTATAAAAGGCGAAAACTTTAAATTTAAAAAGGAAGATGTTAAGACACTAGAAGTTTATTATGAGCCCAGTTTTGGTTCTGCACGTTTTGATATCCTTTGTTTAAGCAAGAATTATGCAATAGTTATAGAAACTAAAATAGGGCTAAGCACTGTTGGACAAGATCAAATGAATAGGTATTTAAAAATTCTTGAAAATTACAGTCAGCCGAAAAAGATTCTTATATTGCTAACACAGTATAATAATCAAATTGAATTTTCAGCAAACACTAATGTAAAGATTCTGTATAAAGAATGGAAAGAAATATATGAAGTAATCAAAAAATACAACATAACTATAAATATCGCAGATGAATTTGATAGTTATCTTACAGGGAGTCAAAATATGAAAATATCGGATATAGACATATGGGCGGTTGTCATCAATAAAGATGCTGAGATCAAAAGAATAGAGGAAGACCTTGTTTATAGAAATGACAATTATCACCAGCCAATATTTATCGGGATTCGTGAATGGGATACAGATGCAAAAAAAGTATTGATAAAAAAATTATATCCCGTAAAAGAAATTATACCGCCTAAAACCCCTCGTTCTCGTATTTATAATTCTGATGATGATAAAGCATACATCTATGTTTTGGATAATCCGCTAATATTGGAAAAACCAATATATAAAAAATTCAATCAAAATTCAGCTATAAGCGTAAGTTTTTCTGATCTAGAATTTGCATAA
- the atcR gene encoding response regulator transcription factor AtcR: MLKIAVIEDNEVQSRLLKDYANEWANKNTLLPEIKLFSSGEQFWFEFEELSDIDIILLDIQMSRISGIELAKKIRKTKSNAVIIFITGIPDYMQEGYDVEALHYLLKPVKKEKLFDCLDRALKKQDKVKEENFVFSCEGRLTTLKQSEIVFIESISHNLKIKTLKTEYITRMNLSEAEEKLNSKLFVKTHRAFIANLMHIRQLQKDKAVLADNTLIPISRREYKNVNTLFISFFTQGEN, translated from the coding sequence ATGCTTAAAATAGCCGTCATCGAAGATAATGAAGTTCAATCCCGCCTCTTAAAAGACTATGCAAACGAATGGGCAAATAAAAATACTCTTTTGCCGGAAATTAAACTTTTTTCTTCAGGCGAACAGTTTTGGTTTGAATTTGAAGAGCTTTCCGATATAGATATAATCTTATTGGATATACAGATGTCTAGGATAAGCGGCATAGAGCTTGCCAAAAAAATAAGAAAAACAAAAAGCAATGCAGTTATCATCTTTATAACAGGTATACCCGACTATATGCAGGAAGGGTATGATGTTGAAGCTTTACACTATCTTTTAAAACCTGTAAAAAAAGAAAAGCTCTTTGATTGCTTGGATAGAGCCTTAAAAAAACAGGATAAAGTTAAAGAAGAAAATTTTGTATTTTCCTGCGAAGGCCGTCTTACAACATTAAAGCAATCTGAAATTGTTTTTATAGAATCTATTTCGCATAATCTAAAAATAAAAACTTTAAAAACCGAATACATAACAAGGATGAATTTATCGGAGGCGGAAGAAAAGTTAAATTCCAAACTATTTGTAAAAACTCACAGAGCCTTTATCGCAAACCTGATGCACATAAGGCAGCTTCAAAAAGACAAGGCCGTCCTTGCAGATAATACTTTAATTCCTATAAGCCGCAGGGAATATAAAAATGTCAACACCCTCTTTATCAGCTTTTTTACCCAAGGAGAAAACTGA
- the atcS gene encoding histidine kinase AtcS yields MFIFILVLSSILLLFILLYFLIKRAVNKRFDDFENGLINKYYEDVDSIYKKMRGWRHDFHNHIQVMKAYLEFKNYDELESYLNNLTEDLIKVDSVIKTGNLMSDAILNTKAAIALSHDIKLNIKASIPENIALSDLELCVIIGNLFDNAIEGALSLKEKEKRFIRVYIRKLNDNLYISFTNSCEGRRKKTQGKFLTTKEGKDHGFGSGRIDAIVKKYSAFINRQSEEGAFAVELMFPLVLSSNPQF; encoded by the coding sequence ATGTTCATTTTTATACTTGTTTTAAGCTCAATCCTCTTGCTGTTTATACTTCTGTACTTTTTAATTAAAAGAGCCGTCAATAAGCGTTTTGATGATTTTGAAAATGGCCTTATCAATAAATACTACGAAGATGTAGATTCCATCTATAAAAAAATGCGCGGCTGGCGGCACGACTTTCATAATCATATTCAGGTTATGAAGGCTTATCTTGAATTTAAAAACTATGATGAACTTGAAAGCTATTTAAACAATCTAACCGAAGACTTGATTAAGGTAGACAGTGTAATCAAAACCGGAAACCTGATGAGCGATGCAATCTTAAATACGAAGGCAGCTATAGCTCTTTCCCATGATATAAAACTAAACATAAAAGCCTCCATTCCTGAAAACATAGCCTTAAGCGACCTTGAACTTTGCGTAATAATAGGAAATCTTTTTGATAATGCCATTGAGGGTGCTTTAAGTCTAAAAGAAAAAGAGAAAAGATTTATAAGGGTGTACATAAGAAAATTAAACGACAACCTCTATATCTCGTTTACAAATTCTTGCGAGGGCCGCCGCAAAAAGACTCAAGGAAAATTTCTTACAACAAAAGAAGGTAAAGATCACGGCTTCGGCTCAGGCCGCATCGATGCAATAGTAAAAAAATATTCCGCCTTTATAAACCGCCAAAGCGAAGAAGGCGCCTTCGCCGTAGAACTCATGTTTCCGCTTGTTTTGAGCAGCAACCCGCAGTTTTGA
- a CDS encoding Rpn family recombination-promoting nuclease/putative transposase: protein MVKRFEDLTFTDDFMFCKAMQNPDLCKKLIEMILSDKIGKITYISIQHNINTYEQAKSVRFDVFVQAENGKLYDVEMQVSNERNIPKRMRFYQAAIDISFLDKGNSYNSLNDSFIIFICTFDAIGKNRPIYTFENLCIEDKNTPLQDGTRKVIINAEAFENVEDKELKEFLEYLKTGKATNEFTREIETMIQAIKQNEQARQEYRLMSTFEMDAREKGAYDKSIETAKLMKLEKLDISLIKKITGLPESEIKKL, encoded by the coding sequence ATGGTAAAAAGATTTGAAGATTTAACATTTACAGATGACTTTATGTTTTGTAAAGCTATGCAAAATCCTGACTTATGTAAAAAACTTATCGAAATGATATTGTCCGATAAAATAGGTAAAATTACATATATTTCGATACAGCATAATATTAACACCTATGAACAGGCAAAATCCGTAAGATTTGATGTTTTTGTACAGGCAGAAAACGGTAAATTATACGATGTGGAAATGCAGGTAAGTAATGAACGCAATATCCCGAAACGAATGCGGTTTTATCAAGCTGCAATAGATATTTCTTTTTTGGATAAGGGGAATTCCTATAATAGCTTAAACGACAGTTTTATAATTTTTATCTGTACCTTTGATGCAATAGGTAAAAATAGGCCTATTTATACTTTTGAAAATCTTTGTATAGAAGACAAAAACACCCCTTTACAAGACGGCACACGAAAGGTTATAATAAATGCAGAAGCTTTTGAAAATGTCGAAGACAAAGAATTAAAAGAATTTTTAGAATACCTTAAAACAGGGAAAGCGACAAATGAATTTACAAGGGAGATAGAAACTATGATACAAGCAATAAAACAAAATGAACAGGCAAGGCAGGAATACAGGTTAATGTCTACTTTTGAAATGGACGCTAGGGAGAAAGGGGCTTATGACAAAAGCATAGAAACAGCAAAACTTATGAAACTGGAAAAGCTGGATATATCTTTAATTAAAAAGATCACAGGCCTTCCCGAATCCGAAATTAAAAAGCTGTAA
- a CDS encoding ABC transporter ATP-binding protein, which translates to MKKRGVLRNWGYLLKNMAETDKLLFLLIFACVPIAILMPYLQAFLPRAVIEGLQNKTELQSYLLKILLIAMALAVTVLLEQTVKWLLEMKGQDQRGRFSKELRKHAIKVDYEKMAAVSFAQSFDLSIGAIAGDIAITGQSANITANFLTSLLGIIAFAPLIINIQPILILIIFISFLTNYFYGIFLTNYDEKITEQNKGVNRKLHYIAYKSINYKYAKDIRLYKMSDWFFKSYQTYNNERRRWERKLSGKRFLGDLIAGLFVFVRDGLAYFYLITQIFTGKIGIAQFVFLFPIITSFSDWLISLSSQITELRTGSLKLDYLRNFFDTCNDNRKSKGAPLPVSFNIELKNVSYRYPESDKLILKDINLNIKQNEKIAIVGVNGAGKTTLINLIMNLFFPTQGDVFIGGKNTKDYSQDELLPIFGAVFQETFIPPETIKNIICASSDSYDETKLQKAVKDSGFEKTILELPQKENTYLVKSTRKEAVDLSGGQNQQLMLARVLYRDAPILILDEPTAALDPIAESEIYEHYNKMTQNKTSIFISHRLASTRFCDRIILIEDGKIIEEGTHESLMAKDGKYAEMFNIQSTYYTEK; encoded by the coding sequence ATGAAAAAACGAGGTGTTTTACGGAATTGGGGCTATCTACTAAAAAACATGGCCGAAACCGACAAGCTATTATTTTTACTTATATTTGCCTGTGTACCGATTGCAATACTTATGCCTTACCTGCAAGCTTTTTTACCGAGGGCTGTAATTGAGGGTTTACAAAATAAAACGGAGCTTCAATCCTATCTGCTAAAAATTCTTTTAATAGCAATGGCTCTTGCCGTTACAGTGCTTTTAGAACAAACCGTAAAATGGCTGCTCGAAATGAAGGGGCAAGACCAAAGAGGAAGGTTCTCAAAAGAACTCCGTAAACACGCAATAAAGGTTGACTATGAAAAAATGGCAGCAGTTTCCTTTGCTCAAAGCTTCGACCTTTCAATCGGAGCAATTGCCGGAGATATAGCTATTACAGGACAGTCTGCAAATATAACAGCAAATTTTTTAACAAGTCTTTTGGGTATAATTGCATTTGCCCCATTAATCATCAATATCCAACCTATTTTAATTTTAATCATCTTTATTTCATTTTTGACAAATTATTTTTATGGAATTTTTCTAACAAATTATGATGAAAAGATAACCGAACAAAATAAGGGCGTAAACCGTAAGCTGCACTACATTGCTTATAAGAGTATTAATTATAAATATGCAAAAGATATAAGACTATATAAAATGTCCGATTGGTTTTTTAAAAGCTATCAAACCTACAACAACGAAAGAAGAAGATGGGAGCGGAAATTAAGCGGCAAGCGTTTTCTAGGCGATTTAATCGCAGGACTTTTTGTATTTGTCAGAGACGGTCTTGCATACTTTTATCTTATTACTCAAATATTTACAGGAAAAATCGGAATAGCTCAATTTGTCTTCTTGTTCCCTATTATTACAAGTTTTTCGGATTGGCTTATTTCCCTTTCTAGTCAAATAACCGAATTGCGTACAGGCAGTTTAAAACTGGATTATCTTCGCAATTTTTTTGACACATGTAATGATAACCGTAAAAGCAAGGGCGCCCCACTGCCGGTTTCTTTTAATATAGAATTAAAAAATGTTTCTTATAGATATCCCGAATCGGATAAGCTTATTTTAAAAGATATTAACTTGAATATTAAACAAAATGAGAAAATTGCCATAGTCGGAGTAAACGGAGCCGGAAAAACAACCCTCATCAATTTAATTATGAATTTATTTTTCCCGACTCAAGGAGATGTTTTTATAGGAGGAAAAAACACAAAGGACTATTCCCAAGATGAACTCCTTCCGATTTTTGGAGCGGTGTTTCAAGAAACATTTATACCCCCTGAAACAATTAAGAATATCATATGTGCGTCTTCCGATTCGTACGATGAAACGAAGCTTCAAAAAGCAGTAAAAGACTCCGGTTTTGAAAAAACTATTTTAGAACTTCCTCAAAAAGAAAATACTTATTTGGTAAAAAGCACAAGAAAAGAAGCCGTCGATTTATCGGGGGGACAAAACCAGCAGTTAATGCTTGCAAGAGTTTTATATAGAGATGCCCCAATCCTTATTTTGGATGAGCCTACTGCAGCCCTAGACCCGATAGCCGAAAGTGAAATATACGAGCATTACAATAAAATGACTCAAAACAAAACTTCAATCTTTATTTCGCACAGACTGGCTTCCACAAGATTTTGTGATAGGATTATTTTAATAGAAGACGGAAAGATTATTGAAGAGGGAACCCATGAGAGCCTTATGGCTAAGGACGGCAAGTATGCCGAAATGTTTAATATACAGTCAACATATTATACGGAAAAATAA
- a CDS encoding ABC transporter ATP-binding protein produces MLLEKKGHTTKEIISTFFKSIKFLNTLDKGLCFNYGLIGIVTGLRPFVNIYMLKKIINALSQGLPKEHLFLLAGISIAINLLLFLCEKFIGHNSYFRMENLTQLRNMEIAKKNTTMDYEFIEDAELQIEMEKMYNMDYNGGFGLFSQLMNIHNLSQNIVLFIIGLILSIPMYTSYAPVLGIPLWIQNSIFTFFIILISVLSIRINKRALEKRDAFMKNNLFEEMRPYSYAVSLAPEYKIGKDIRLYNKKLYNEYFTGSSDFKIKIVNAFLRFSLFPQLAQIFFNMFSLGLIYIFVGIKAYYGAIQIGDIIQYSGAVTQFVFAVAGLTRAYNQIAANCDFFDLCLGYINLKETKYKGSLPIEKRDDNEYDFEFKNVSFKYPQSEKYALKNVNLKFKIGKKLAIVGMNGSGKTTLVKLLTRLYDPSEGEILLNGIDIKKFDYDEYLDIFSVVFQDFNLFALNIAQNVASSTDYDKAKVEEALNLSGFSDSLKKMPKGIETYLYNDFENGGVEISGGEAQKIAMARAIYKDSSFIILDEPTAALDPISEFEIYSKFDTIIGNKTAVYISHRLSSCKFCDEIAVFDEGKLVQHGSHDALLQNKEGKYHELWNAQAQYYKEEEIEKLLR; encoded by the coding sequence ATGTTATTAGAAAAAAAAGGGCACACAACAAAAGAAATTATTTCTACATTTTTTAAGTCGATTAAGTTTTTAAATACTTTGGATAAGGGGCTTTGCTTTAATTATGGATTGATAGGTATTGTAACAGGCTTGCGTCCCTTTGTGAATATCTACATGCTTAAAAAGATTATAAACGCTCTCTCACAGGGTTTACCTAAAGAGCACTTATTTTTGCTTGCAGGGATAAGCATTGCAATAAATTTATTATTATTTTTATGCGAAAAATTTATAGGGCACAATTCCTATTTTAGAATGGAAAATTTAACGCAGCTTCGAAATATGGAAATAGCAAAAAAGAATACCACAATGGATTATGAATTTATCGAAGATGCCGAACTCCAAATCGAAATGGAAAAAATGTATAATATGGATTATAACGGAGGCTTCGGCTTATTTTCACAGCTTATGAATATTCATAATCTTAGCCAAAATATTGTGTTGTTTATCATCGGCTTAATTCTTTCAATTCCAATGTATACATCTTATGCTCCGGTTTTAGGAATACCTTTATGGATTCAAAACAGTATTTTCACTTTCTTTATTATTTTGATATCCGTTTTAAGTATAAGAATAAATAAAAGAGCTTTGGAAAAAAGAGATGCATTTATGAAAAACAATCTCTTTGAAGAAATGAGACCTTACAGCTATGCCGTAAGTCTTGCTCCGGAATATAAAATAGGAAAAGATATACGGCTGTACAACAAAAAATTATATAATGAATATTTTACAGGCTCAAGCGATTTTAAAATAAAAATAGTAAACGCATTTTTAAGATTCAGTCTTTTTCCGCAGCTCGCTCAAATCTTTTTTAACATGTTTAGCTTAGGTTTAATCTATATCTTTGTGGGAATAAAGGCCTATTACGGAGCCATTCAGATAGGAGATATAATTCAATATTCGGGAGCCGTTACTCAATTTGTTTTTGCGGTTGCAGGTCTTACAAGAGCTTATAATCAAATTGCAGCAAACTGTGATTTCTTCGATCTTTGTTTAGGCTATATCAACTTAAAAGAAACAAAATACAAGGGAAGTCTTCCTATCGAAAAAAGAGATGACAACGAATACGATTTTGAATTTAAAAATGTAAGTTTTAAATATCCTCAAAGCGAAAAATATGCATTAAAAAATGTCAATCTAAAATTCAAGATAGGAAAAAAGCTTGCCATAGTCGGCATGAACGGAAGCGGTAAAACAACTCTGGTAAAATTATTAACCCGCCTCTATGATCCGAGCGAGGGCGAGATTTTACTTAACGGTATCGATATTAAAAAATTCGATTACGATGAGTATCTGGATATTTTTTCGGTTGTCTTCCAAGATTTTAACCTTTTTGCTTTAAACATTGCCCAAAATGTAGCCTCTTCAACAGACTACGATAAAGCAAAAGTAGAAGAAGCCTTAAACCTTTCAGGCTTTTCCGATTCGCTTAAAAAAATGCCTAAGGGCATCGAAACATACCTCTACAATGATTTTGAAAATGGAGGCGTTGAAATATCGGGCGGCGAAGCTCAAAAGATTGCGATGGCAAGGGCTATTTACAAGGACTCTTCTTTTATAATACTCGATGAGCCTACCGCAGCCCTTGACCCTATTTCCGAATTTGAAATTTATTCAAAGTTTGATACAATTATAGGGAATAAAACAGCCGTTTACATTTCGCACCGGCTTTCTTCATGTAAATTCTGCGATGAGATTGCCGTCTTTGATGAGGGCAAGTTAGTACAGCACGGTTCCCACGATGCTCTTCTTCAAAACAAAGAAGGTAAATACCATGAACTCTGGAATGCACAAGCTCAATATTATAAGGAAGAAGAAATTGAAAAGCTTTTAAGATAA
- a CDS encoding DHH family phosphoesterase, giving the protein MEEKLSTLCSVLSKDQSVLVQTHDFPDHDALGAAYALLKLLETYGYKVEIAYGGHIQSLSLIEFVEYLGYPLLKLDEIDDLKKYQVVIVDGSPFKGTVKDVGGILKAVIDHHPARMQSTAAYTDIRVGTGACSSIIWSYWKESGKEYDEITATAMIAGIQLDTAFLSRSVSKLDLDAYYELYFKSDVQKTYQMIKTTINIDDLEEIGQAFTNYLRIDNFLIVELSEDYSRAILSVVADFLIWIKDISFVIVLETDGPEYKLSARSRDKNLDAGWLIQEAVKDMGSGGGHAHMAGGAIDAERYCGKTVFLNSIIKLANSEQGNNYGRK; this is encoded by the coding sequence ATGGAAGAAAAATTATCTACGCTTTGTTCGGTGTTAAGTAAAGACCAATCGGTACTTGTACAAACTCATGATTTTCCGGATCATGATGCCCTGGGTGCAGCTTATGCTCTTTTAAAACTTTTAGAAACTTACGGCTACAAAGTAGAGATTGCTTACGGCGGTCATATTCAAAGTCTATCTTTAATAGAATTTGTAGAATATTTAGGCTACCCGCTTTTAAAACTTGATGAAATCGATGATCTAAAAAAATACCAAGTTGTAATTGTAGACGGCTCTCCTTTTAAGGGAACCGTAAAAGATGTAGGCGGTATCTTAAAAGCCGTAATAGACCATCATCCGGCAAGGATGCAGTCTACGGCAGCTTATACGGATATAAGAGTTGGTACCGGAGCCTGTTCTTCCATTATTTGGTCTTATTGGAAAGAATCCGGAAAAGAATATGATGAAATAACTGCGACAGCAATGATTGCGGGTATACAGCTGGATACGGCTTTTTTATCCAGAAGTGTAAGTAAACTTGATCTGGATGCTTATTATGAACTCTACTTTAAATCGGATGTGCAGAAGACATATCAAATGATTAAAACGACCATAAACATCGACGACCTCGAAGAAATAGGACAGGCCTTTACAAACTATTTACGTATAGATAATTTCTTAATTGTAGAATTAAGTGAAGACTACTCAAGAGCCATTTTGTCGGTTGTAGCCGATTTTTTAATTTGGATAAAAGATATTTCTTTTGTTATTGTACTGGAAACAGACGGACCAGAATACAAACTCTCCGCACGAAGCCGTGATAAAAATCTTGATGCGGGCTGGCTCATTCAAGAAGCAGTAAAAGACATGGGTTCGGGAGGAGGCCATGCACACATGGCCGGAGGAGCAATAGATGCAGAAAGATACTGCGGCAAAACCGTATTTTTAAACTCTATCATTAAGTTAGCTAATTCTGAACAAGGAAACAACTATGGACGAAAATAA
- a CDS encoding TraB/GumN family protein encodes MDENNEKTLKRILLKDREIILLGTAHVSKESIKDVESTIREENPDCVCVELDEVRYKSLTSKDTWQQINISQVLREGKGFLLLANLVLASFQKKLGSDLGVKPGDEMKAAIEVSQELNIKTEMVDRPIHTTLKRAWAKNRGWGRSKLLATLLSAAFSNEKLEEAEIEKLKNQSAMDNMMQEMAEYLPNIKGVLIDERDRYLASKIWESSGKKIVAVLGAGHLPGTERFIKELEAGTKTTDVSDIEVIPPKSTVSKIASWIFPIIIIGLIVLGFFKGGGIKTGQMLLSFVLWNGGLAAIGSIIALGHPLAILASFLGAPFTTINPFLGIGMVSGLVQAWAKKPQVRDMENLTNDAGTFSGWYKNRITKVLLVFILSSLGSSIGTFMTVPALIANLIK; translated from the coding sequence ATGGACGAAAATAACGAAAAAACTTTAAAGCGTATTCTTTTAAAAGACCGCGAAATTATTCTTTTAGGAACGGCTCACGTTTCTAAAGAAAGTATCAAGGATGTTGAATCTACAATTAGGGAAGAAAACCCCGATTGTGTATGTGTAGAATTGGACGAAGTAAGATATAAGTCCTTAACCTCAAAAGATACTTGGCAGCAAATCAATATTTCCCAAGTATTAAGGGAAGGAAAGGGATTTTTACTCCTTGCAAATTTGGTTCTTGCTTCTTTTCAAAAAAAACTGGGAAGCGACCTCGGCGTAAAACCCGGCGATGAGATGAAGGCCGCAATTGAAGTTTCTCAAGAGCTAAACATAAAAACCGAAATGGTTGACCGCCCGATTCATACGACCTTAAAACGAGCTTGGGCAAAAAACCGCGGCTGGGGAAGGTCAAAGCTTTTAGCGACCCTTTTAAGTGCCGCATTTTCAAACGAAAAACTTGAAGAAGCTGAAATCGAAAAATTAAAAAATCAAAGTGCAATGGATAACATGATGCAGGAAATGGCCGAGTACCTTCCAAACATAAAAGGTGTCTTAATAGACGAGCGGGACCGCTATCTTGCATCAAAAATTTGGGAAAGCAGCGGTAAAAAAATTGTAGCTGTCTTAGGTGCAGGCCATCTTCCGGGTACGGAACGCTTTATAAAAGAACTGGAAGCAGGTACAAAAACAACAGACGTATCCGACATTGAAGTAATTCCGCCGAAAAGCACAGTAAGCAAAATTGCTTCTTGGATATTTCCTATAATTATAATAGGTTTAATTGTTCTAGGCTTTTTTAAGGGAGGCGGCATAAAAACCGGCCAAATGCTCTTATCCTTTGTTCTCTGGAACGGAGGTCTTGCAGCGATAGGAAGCATTATTGCACTCGGCCATCCCCTCGCTATTCTGGCCTCATTTTTAGGAGCCCCTTTTACAACGATAAATCCGTTTTTGGGTATAGGAATGGTTTCGGGTCTTGTACAAGCTTGGGCAAAAAAACCTCAGGTAAGAGATATGGAAAACCTTACAAATGATGCAGGCACATTTTCAGGCTGGTATAAAAACAGAATAACAAAGGTTCTCCTCGTTTTTATTCTTTCTTCGCTTGGAAGCTCGATAGGAACATTTATGACAGTGCCGGCTCTTATTGCTAATCTGATTAAATAA